DNA sequence from the Solea solea chromosome 12, fSolSol10.1, whole genome shotgun sequence genome:
TGAAGGTACCATTGGTCcccggaaatcttcacattatcaaatctggcccttgtttaaagaaaaagtttggacacccctgaattaaaatgtctttaatgtaTTGACATGGTCATGTGaaagcatttaaaacaaatacatatgcATACGTACCTGGCCTCAAGCCTCCCTCAAGCCTCCATCAATTCCAACCAATTGTCATGTTAATTAACATGACCATTTTAATAGTTTAAACGAGAGTGCCTTGGTGCTTTACTTAGACTTTGTTTCTGACCTGTGTCATAGTCTACAGCCATGGTCAGGGATCTGTGAGTGAATCACAGTGAAACTATGTGCGTACAGGGCAGaaactaacatttattttaatgtaatcattattattattctctcaATTAATTATTTGCTTTCTGTAAATTCTGTAAATTCTGTAAGcagatgttgaaaaatgtcactgaTATGAGGAAATGTGAGCTAATGACGGCACAGGAAGAAAGTTTAGGAGTCTTCATACATGTAGATGTAGATAGTGATTTATTGAGATGTTTTTCCAGACTTGTTGCTCAACTGACTTACAGAGCCATCACAGCCCCAAAATCAGTTGAGCAGATGATGGTCATTCAACTGTATCTGCCAAGAACCTGGACCGTTTTCACCTCCTCACCATTTAAGTCTGCAGATGGAAAAGTTGTGCTCTTGCTTAATATTTGCCTCTGACGAATAAACTTTCATTACTCTTGATACTACATCAGAATTCCTCCGTACTCCCGTCCCGTAATAGTTTTGAATCAGCAGTGGCTGCTCAGATTTACGGGGGTCAACAAACTGAAACGGTTGGTAAATTGCACTTGGCAGAATATATTGTTTTTGAGCAGCCAGGCTTAcaagtctgttttattttttcatcgtTGCGCTTCACTCCCATCAGTGCAAAGTGCCCACTGAGTGACATGCACGCAGTAAATGTTGTTTATGATAGAACTGGGCCTTTAAAGAGAGTCTTATGGGAGGATTTGCGGATGTTCTACATGTcaccatatacagtattatattaGCCAGAAAGTTTTGCTTGGCCATAATAACACTggttaaaaaatatacaaatatggTTGCACAATACGTCTACTTTTTTATCTCCAATCAATTtccaatccaatttttttttcctcatctatattttcttatttttcattcttctccttcctcctcctgactctttctttgttttcgtCATGTTGAGTCTCTCCCGCCTCATTCTTGTCAGTCTGTAGCACAGGCCCTCAGACTCAACCTCACAGTTTTTCCCAGCTCGTTGTCCCTGTCCCGGCCTCGTCACCCAGTAATCTCCTGAGCCAGGTCCACCGGTGCAACCAGTGTGCGACAAGGGCTGTGTGTGGTAGCCTGGTACAGCTCTTTCTCATGACTGGGAAATAATCCTCATTATTACGCTCTCCGAGCCTttgtcacacacgcacacatacgcaATAtgctgttgcacacacacacgcagacacacgcagacacacacagacacacacacacactagttacCCTGATCTGAAACGTTCAGTTCTGCAGGAGAAAGTCTTTTAACCCGAGTAGGGAAACATGTGAAAAATTGAGGGGCATTCCTCTTCTCATCTTCTGTTTCAGGTGCTTTCATCTCAAGGACATCAACATGCTTTGGCTACGCGCAGGTATTCTGCTGCTCTGTATGTTCTGCTTCTCGTTAGTTGTAATTTATTAGTCCATAGCAGTGCTCTTCACTCCTCAGTCAGTATTGTAAACTATAACTCTAAGGCTTTGTCAGAATTCTCTTACACTTTTACTTTCTAGATTTTTCCTTTCACGTTTTACCATGTGTGTCTTGTTGAAGTATATTTGAATGTTTAATATAGATTCTTTTGTTTCTGGACTGGCTGTGAGTGACATTGTTCCTCTACAGTGCTTGTATTGACATTGGTGAGATCCAATGGTTTCTGTTTAGGAGGTTGTTGCGTCATGGACTAGTCCTAAGTGCTGCTGAggaaaacagataaatagagGTTAAACAAAGTGCATCAAGGTGTAGGACTAATGCTACTATAAATAACCGGTTATATAATATGTCAAATTATTCTGCAAATttgtatttcttaaaaaaagtttttgtaaGTATGCAATGTGGTTTTAAATATCTAGAAAATGTGTCCACAGTATGGCCACACATGTTCTGTGGGTGCAGCCGAGTTTAATCTGGTCTAATTGTTTGATAATCACATGGACTTTGTTCCTCTTTAGTGAAATACtctgtgtttaattatttacacTTGCATGAATGAATACGAATCTCATTCAGAGTAAAGTGTGAGATTAAGAcggtaaataaatcattttgttcCGTTGTTATATTTAGTGTAGTTTCCTTGCCTGTCAATGGCCTCATCATTGAATTTATTGCAGTCATATTTGATAGAGAAAGCTTTAAATTGAGACAATTTCAGTGTGTtctattatttcaaaaaacttGGAAAGGAAATAATTCATCACATTTGACTGAATGATATAAATCAACCCATGGTTAATGGGCACTGACACACTCAGCcctctgtttgtgttcatgttagATTATTACTGTGCTGACAACTCAGGCATTGAAATGGTGGCataacgtacacacacacacacacgggcattcatacacacacaaacaagtatACACACTCCCATGCGCACAGTtgcttatacacacacacacacacacattgcccTCTCAGCCATTAATCTCTCAAAAGGCCGGTCTGTATCGAAGTTGGACTgacaatcatttcactgtttcttGTTGAACACAGCTGGACAGAGAAAACATAGAGAACAGGGAAATGTACACATCCAGTTCACAGCAAGTTAAACTTAACTGAGTGGTTACTGTACCATAACTTTTcttaattgattaaaaatgtgacGTGGCAGCACATGTTTGTAGATTAATAAAAAGGTGGCAACtgagatttattttcattgaaaatGTTGGTCAGCTTCAAAGTTACAAAACAGTCTTCTTGAGTCCAGTTGTGGgatcattttaataatgaaacctttttgtttctttaattaAGATGtaatcagcaaacacacagtgaacaccttaattaacattttttcattttctttatgttACAATGATACAATGTGTTactataatttaatataaagtgTAATACCCAAAATGACCAAATACACTGTGGTgctcagacaaacaaacaaaaagcacaatTAGGTCATTTGAATAACTGTTTTGCATGTCTGTTATCTCCAGTGTTGAACtcatgtcaagtcaagtcaatcatattttgacttgtttcatattttcttcACTCGTTCCATCCTTGGACATCaaactctctctttcttgcCTGCACTCTCTTCAGCCTCCATGTATCTGCCCTCCCCTTTCCTACCATGCATCgctctattttttattttttttttgttatcaggCCTGCCAACTTAAATTTACTGCCTATTTGGGTGGGGTGCACATCTGGATCTTATTTAAGGGGGGACCATCCAGCAGTTCTCCCCTCACATTGGCATGTATTTAGAAACATTAACCATCTGTTTTCTTCCAGCAGTGTGAAAATGCTTGatcaaacaatacaatttaaaatgaaaatgattataATGAAGGTGATGGGAGGgtttataatattattagtgTTGTTCTGAATATGTGGATTTGTTGCCTGATGGTTATGAGATGTGTGTGCTGCTGTACTCTGTgatctctgggctttggtggaACAAAGTGTGTAATTTGTAAGTTGATATAGTCCATTGTGATAAACAGTAGCAGTGTGTGGAGAGGAACTGTGACAATAACACTTTATGCCACGGACAATTCAGGGTTTCTGAGGTAAAGTGGGGCAAAAAGTGAGTAGAAAACTTATGCTAACACCAAAATTCTTTGCATTCCCAACTGAGTAAGTGCTTAATCtatcagaggaaaaaaatgaacgtgtgtgtgtgtgtgtgtgcgtgtgtaagagagagactGGGGTATGTCTGCCTTCAGACTTTATACCTTGTCCTTATTCACCTTCACACCCTTCCTCCTGCTTCCCCTCTTTTTTCTCACACTAACGCTCTTTCTAGCATTTGTGgtttgagactgtgaccagcagcagctttttaaagtcctaaaatcctttttttcatcctttttcttctttcttaacTCAATGTAACATTTGAGATAAGTGATCCGAAGAAATGGTTTACGTAAAAAAGTTACTCACGCATTTCTAGGTATAGGCAATATAGGCAAGTGCTTGTTCTTTATGTTGGTGTTTTAAAGATTAAATGGGGTCATGCGTTTGGGATTTGTGAGGCTTTGGCTATCAAAGGGGTGAAAGTGACCCTGAAAAAgactctcttgctctctctccccatatatgtatgtgtgtatgatcTGCTACTAACATATTTAGAGTGTTGGTCATTTCTTAAACCTTAATCTTTAAATTCTCTGTTAGTCAGTCATTGtataaaataagatattttcGGCATGAACTATAAATGTATGCATCATTCAAATATGCAGTAAAGTTGCAGTAACGTTGCAGTAACGTTAGTTGTGTATGAACTGAGATCATGTGTAATTAGATGAGACTAAAAACCACACATTTCCATAGAAAACTAGATCTTTTGGTGGCAGTGTGTGGAGTTGCTGAAAGATTCCCGCTGTTAATTCCCagagtctctctgtctccccctctttGTTCCCAACCCTCCCTTGTCACAGGTCATGATATTACCAGTTCTCTGGAGCCAACCAACATCGACACCAGTATCCTGGAAGACTACATCAGCAAGGAGGACGATAGCACTGACATGTCAGTGGGGACTCCAACCACGCAATGTCAAAACAACATGCACCAACTGAATCAGATCATGTCGTTACACAGGAATTATTTTTTCTGATAAggctctcttctttttttccctcccagcTGTTTCTCAGAGGTCCACAGCACCCCTGGACAAACTTACTCATCTCCCCAGGCAGGAGTGTCCTCCTCTGGCGGGTTGGTGTGTGGTGTGAGCCCCCCTATTCCATTACGTCAAGGAGCCCTCCCGCCTGGGCCCCCTAACTGTCAGAACACCTACCCCCCAGGTCCATCCCTGGGCCTCCGACACAACTACCCCTGCCtgggacagcagcagcaacagcagcagcagcagcagcagcagcagcagcagcagcagcagcagcagcagcagcagcagcagcagcagcagcagcagcagcagcagcagcagcagcagcagcagcagcagcagcagcagcagcagcagcagcagcagcagcagcagcaggcacacGTCAAGCCTGAGCACAGGGGCCACTACGCTCCAGGGTGAGCACAATACCAAGGGGGAGGATGAATGGGTGTAAAGGATGGAGGAAAATATAACATGAGTTGCTACTCAGGAATGCTGAAGAAATGTTCAAGATACTAAACACGACATCTGAAATGAGGCAGAAATCGAAACAGGTGGCGCAGTATGTTTCTTAAAGTGTGCAGCAACACCAGAAACACACCATACATTGGATCCATATTGCAATCAATACTTGATTTGGCATCATTTGTACAAATAAAGCACTGGCTAGTCAAGAGGGGGAGGGGAATTGATAAGAGGCTGAGAAAGAGAGTCAAATTACgtcctgacaaaaaaaaaagaaaaaggaaaacacaaccTAAGTAACACAAGCTTTTGTAAAGAAAAGTCTTCACTTATTCCCAAAAGGAAAGTTTCTCCCAGAAAGATTATGGTAGTTTAGAAAATACCTTTAATTGTCCTATTTCAGCAATGAATGATGATCTGCTTTAGAAAGGAAGACATAATTGTATTTgataatataacatttattgttttatggtttactgatttttttgtaGGACACTACCAGAGTCTCCCCCAGACTCCAGCTCAGAGCCGTACTCTCCACAGCAGGTGAATGGTAAGTATGAGAAAAGACGGTGTGAGAGAAACTAATCAGTACCTCGACCTGTCAACTGCATTATATTCAAGGTGTGTCTGGGTCACAGCAAGTCACAGCCAAAGTCAATATCTGTTACTCATCACTTTATTGTATTTGACCAGTGTGTAAAGGTTAGAGGTAAAAGTATGTGCAAACAAACGTAATTTATGAATCACATTTTTACAGGTgttgtttagaaaaaaaaagaaaaagatttaaattaaattttcacATGTTTCTACAATTAATGAATCCATTTTTGGCTTGTTTCAACATACAAGTTGAACAACAACCACTCTCCTAGTCATTATGTTCTTCTTGCTGCTGTGTTGGTCTTATCCATTAGTAAAAAGGTGTGGATTAGTATAATCTGATGGGCATCCCTCCAGGCTGAAACAGTGGAAAGTACATTTCATCAAGGTTGCTGCGAAGTAGAGGAAACTGGCAGGATGAAATGTCAAGTTCAAacctgaggaggagaaaatgcaTTCTGTAACCAGtcatgtaaatattattattatcgatGTTATGCCTCTTAGATCATCACATGATCAGGACCATGACGCCAGAGAACATGTGTCACATGACTCCGACGCCACCCCTCCACTATTCCACCATGCATCGGGACATGTACCTCAAGCCTGAGCCCATGATATCACAGTATACTGTCGGTCCTGCCACAAGTGCAAGTGGAGACATGCAGCAGACGCAGATGCTccatcagctgctgcagcatccTCAGGGGCAGGAGTGAGTCATGATAATATTACTTTATATACAGGTGGTAGGGCAGTGTTGTCCACCTTGGATCCAACAGAAGCAATTATGGGAAGGAGTCATATTGTGTACAACTTCTGACTGTTTCAATGTCCTCTTGCAGAGGCATCCCTGTTCACCAGGCCAAGAAGAGGAAGCACTCAGATTCTCCCAACAGCACCCTCAATTCACAAATCATCACAGGTATCATCAAACAAGAACCAGGTAGGCAGGCATCTTTCTTCTGTTCCTCATCTCCTCTACTCCACGCCCACCTGCTCTTACCTACCCCTCTAACTCTCacacagataaagacttttGCAGAGCAGGTGTGCACATTTTTAACTTTCGTTGGCCTCTTTTTAATTGCTGCTCTTTCAAACGTGTCTGTCACAGGTATAATGCAGGATGCCGACAACTCCTACTTGGACCCAAACTATCAGTGCATTAAGTGGCAACCTCACCAGCAGAACAAGTGGACACCACTTTATGACGCAAACTGCAAAGAACTGTGGGTGGAATTTATTTTGGCATAGCTGCACACTTTGAGATCTTTATTTTGGGACAAAAAAGAGCTGAAATCAAATAGAAATAAACCATTTATAATTGGCTGGATGGATAACTCAGCAAGGTTTACAGTGGGAGAGGCAACGGAATAGCAGGGTTGCAGAGGTCTATGAATTCCTCAGAGGTGAGCCGTGTGGGGGAGTGAAGGAGCACAGGGTTTCGGCTAAGAAAGACAACGCGAAGAGGGGGTAAAGGGATAAGTTAGTGTATGTCTACTTGTGCTTTCTAATGCCAAAAAAGAATGAAGTATATAGGGAGGAGGGTTAGAATGAACTCACAAGACCTTCCAGATATGTTATCAAAACCACCTGGTTGCCCATCACAAACTTTCAGCACACCACACCTATGTAATAGAACAGAGGGTTTTTATTTGCTCTAACTTAGATTCAAGTCTGTCAGAAGATCTTAATCCTCTGAGTACTTCAGTattgttgtgaaaaaaaaaacccagggtATGATGTCACTGATAGTTAACGCTGCCAAATACATAGTGTACATTGCATGTCATCTTGTATACATGTAgactctctggagtaaaaaagacataaaaaagatGCAGAGGAGAGATGCGTTCACATATGTTTCTCGTTCACTTTATTAATGTTTCCTTATCTGTCTCCCCATCTTCAGGCCGATGCCAACCTATCGTGTCGATGCCGACAAAGGCTTCAACTTCTCCTTGTCTGATGATGCTTTCGTTTGCCAGAAGAAGAACCATTTCCAGGTCACAGTATACGTAGGCATGCTGGGCGATCCGAAGTACATCAAGACAAGTGAAGGCCTGCAGCCAATCGATTGTTTCTATCTCAAACTCCATGGAGTAAAGGTGAGTGAAGGCAAAACGTCAAAGAAACAGATAATCCTATTTAATATGTTATTATGGTAGAACACAGTGCATTCTAATTCTCTCTTTATTGCCAGGTGGAGGCCATGAATCAGTCCATCAGCGTGGAGCAGTCACAGTCTGACCGCAGCAAGAGACCCTTCAAGCCAGTGCTGTGAGTCTGGACAccgtaaaacattaaaaaacacaaatgaaaaagaactGATTCATATTTAAGTAACGTAAGTTTaattaataaacattttccacAGAATGTGTATTGTTTCCTTCACCTACACTGAAGGTGAAAGAGATTTTAATGGTCAGAATGACTTTCAGTGTTTTATGGGCGCGTCGCAGACTGCAGACCTGGTCATCTGACTTTTAATTGAGGCACAGACAGTATGCTGTTGTAGAACGATTATTCAGTTGTTAAATGCCTGTGATTTTGTTTCTCACAGCATCACCTTGCCCTCAGAGCAggtcacaaaagtcacagtGGGGCGGCTCCACTTCAGCGAGACCACAGCCAATAACATGAGGAAGAAGGGCAAACCAAACCCAGACCAGAGGTGATGTATATGTcaagacatcatcatcatcatgtgactGACGATGGTCCAGTGAAAGCTTTAGTACTCGCATGTTCTTCAATGTCTCTTGTCCTGGTAGGTATTTTATGCTGGTGGTGGCGCTGCACGCTCAGTCCCACAGTCAGACATACACTGTGGCTGCTCAGGTGTCTGAGAGGATCATCGTCAGGGTAACGTCTGGCCATGTCTGTCTGCCTCCTACAACAATCATATCCCTTGTGAATTTGTACCTTTCTCTTAGTTTACTGTACACACTTTTCCACACTCTTTTAAATCCTTTTCTCAGCACATTTATTCTCCAAAATGAAGTGTTTACAACAGTATGAAGCAAAGCGTGTTGTTGCTGGCCTGTAAAAGCCATGTATGAAACCCCAGAAAATTCAATATGTTTTTTACTTATTCATTTAGCATTGCCACTTTCCTTCACTTTATCTATCATATTAACAACCTAATTTGGATGCACATGGTTTTAACTGCCCAGTGATGGTATCGACATGACATTGCTATGTCCAACTAACTTCGTAAACCTATAACTGTAAATATCAGAAAAGCTATTTGAAAGCCATTTaataatgttcttgtttttgatTAATGTGTGGAGACCACCAGTTTACAGCTTTGCTGATTTAAACTCtattatacattataataaCATCAAGACACACTTGTGTTTAAGGAAGGGTTTGATATATGGTGGGAAATATAGctatttgcttctttttttttttactcttatcTGTACAATCGGTGCGTATAATAACCAGCATATGTAGGCTTTGCACAGCATGAAGACTAGCAATGAGCCTGTCTCTGTTCAGAAGCAAACATAAATTATTCCTGTACTTAAGGGAATTATTTTCACATCCATTTATCTCAGATACAGGCTCACGACAAGATGATCCCTCTGCTCTTGCTCAGAATCACAAGTTATTGATCATACTAACATTTTACCCTCATCAAATCTACCTTATTTTTTCTCAAactattctttattatttacaaatataataacaataataatagtaatattgcAGTTTTATACATTTGTTAATTCTAACCGCTTTTTCCCCAGAAATGTCTGAACCGCAGTTGTTCTGtgctctgtcttctctctggtATAGGCGTCCAACCCAGGCCAGTTTGAAAGTGACAATGAGGTGTTGTGGCAGCGTGGCCAACTACCAGACTCCGTCTACCACCACGGGAGAGTGGGCATTAACACCGACCGGCCAGATGAGGCCCTTGTCGTCAATGGCAACGTGAAGATCATGGGTTCCCTGGTACACCCATCGGATATCAGGGCCAAAGAAAATGTCCAGGAGGTCAGGGtgacactcagtgtgtgtgtgtgtgtgtgtgtgtgtgtgtgtgtgtgtgtgtgtgtgtgtgtcacaatgTGCCTCATATGCTTGTCACCCCGAATCATGTCGTACAAAAACACCCATGCCTCAACATTTTCCTGACTGGGTggttttgtcatttcatttgacTTGATCCAAGCATTGTCACAATATGCTGCATTGTGTTTTCATACCATCTGCATGCATGTCATTGTCACTCTGCCTGTGTGTAGGTCAACACCACAGACAATTTGAAACGGATTTCTCAGATGAGGCTGGTCCATTATCAGTTCAAGCCAGAGTTTGCTGCCACCGTGGGCATAGAGAACACTGCAGACACCGGTAACAACCTCATGAATAATATGAATGATTACCTCCATCATCTCTCAGTGTCTTTCTACACTGTATATCACAAATTCATCTTGATGTCTTAATATTTGTCTTTTGCTCTATGTGCATCACTATGCAGCCGTATCCTTTATCCATGCATGCTGTCATGCTTTTAGTGGTTTTTCACTGAAGTGCTTCCTTCCTTATAACCTTCTCTAGGAGTGATTGCTCAGGAAGTCCAGCAGATCCTGCCTGAGGCAGTGAAGGAGGGGGGTGATGTTGTGTGTGCCAATGGAGAAACTATTCCCAAACTTTTGGTTGTCAATAAAGtaaggaacacacacaaacacgtcctgCTCCTGTTATTAACATCAGTGCTCAGTGCTCTGATCATGATCGTCAAATATGTACTATGTTGTAGTTAGTTATACTAGCATGCGGTTAGAATGTGTCACTAGTTTCTTCCAAATCATCCTTTCTCTGAAGGATACGATCACGCACAAACACTCtgatgtcagtgtgtatttTGGACGAATGTAAATGCCAGGTCTACACAGGGCCCAGGACACGCTGACACCTCCACCTTGTATTTTGAAGGATCGTATCTTCATGGAGAATGTGGGGGCAGTAAAAGAACTGTGTAAGCTAACAGACAACCTGGAAACCCGTATTGATGAACTGGAGCGCTGGAGTCGGAAACTGGCCAAGCTGCGTCGTCTCGACAGTATGAAGAGCACCGTGAGCGGAAGCACTGTCAGGTGAGAACAGCGGCTGATCACCAAAGATTTTAGGGTAATATGTGAATGTTGAGAGAAAGCAAATAGTTTGAGTAgaaaaataattgatttattactctttttttttttagccaatcAGGGAGCTATTTTAGCAGGACAGGAAGTGGCCCACTCAAGAAGAAAACTGTCAAACCTGGGAGCAAGGTCTGTAACAATGCTTGGTTAATTCTAAAGGAATGAAATACACCAGTGAGCATGTAAtctgtattttctttcctttctttgttgttgcagAACTCACCTCCAGATCAAGGCTGCCTCAGTCAGAGGTTGATGCAGGGCGCCATCCTGGCACTTGTCATTGTCATGGCCTTCAGGttagactgaaaacatgtgtATGACAAGGTTTTAGTGTGAAACATGTTCTGTCTATCACACTAATGTACTGTATCACTGTTTGTCTCCATGCAGTGTCATTTCCATGTCTATTCTTTATGTGCTGACTCTCCACCACAGAGGAGACGTCACAGATGAGTATGTTTTCCTCtttaaaaatcatactttagttcTTCTCTTCTTTAATAGTGTACAGAATAATGACGTCTGTCCCTGATTTCCATAGCTATGTCCCTTCCTGTGTTCTCTACATCACTTGGATGCCCATCTTCACTGCTTCTGTATCTTTCTGTCCACCTGTGTGCCCATGGTACGCTTTCAAGAGCTGACTTTCTCACAACTTGTTTCTGATCTACACTTTCACTGTCTTATTTGTCATTGCTTAGTTAGGTATTTCTGCTTCTCTTCTCTGAGAAATGCTCCTGCTCTACTGTGTTATTACATGTTGCAGGTCCAAAGCTGCTCTGGGATCTTCACGCAAGAGTCCATATATTCCACTGCCCACCACCCCTGCACCTGGTGAGTGGAGAGCTCATTTCAGTGACCTGTGGGGTCAAACCTTTCAAATCACAGTCAATAAGAGTTTGTAAACATACATCTCCTCAGAGCTGAGTCTTTTCACACATGTACTTACAAATCCTGCAGCGTGCTGTTCAACTACAACCATAAACAACCAATCAACTACAGGTGTGACACCGAGCAGAAACCAATCCACCACAGGTAGGTCAGCAAACATGCAAAACGGGTTTTCATgggttatttatttgtcatcaGAGCAGGTTAAATTTCCTCCTTCTCCAGATTTAGGAAGCATTGTTCCAACACCTGGCATTTCCAATAAGAAGGCCAAGTCTAGAATGATGGACAAGGATGGCCACAGCAGAAACCGACTGAGTCACACCTCAGCTCCTTTGTTCTTTGCCAAGTCCAAAAAGCCAGCCCCTACAGACCA
Encoded proteins:
- the myrf gene encoding myelin regulatory factor isoform X4 — translated: MLWLRAGHDITSSLEPTNIDTSILEDYISKEDDSTDICFSEVHSTPGQTYSSPQAGVSSSGGLVCGVSPPIPLRQGALPPGPPNCQNTYPPGPSLGLRHNYPCLGQQQQQQQQQQQQQQQQQQQQQQQQQQQQQQQQQQQQQQQQQQQQQQQQQQQQQQAHVKPEHRGHYAPGTLPESPPDSSSEPYSPQQVNDHHMIRTMTPENMCHMTPTPPLHYSTMHRDMYLKPEPMISQYTVGPATSASGDMQQTQMLHQLLQHPQGQEGIPVHQAKKRKHSDSPNSTLNSQIITGIIKQEPGIMQDADNSYLDPNYQCIKWQPHQQNKWTPLYDANCKELPMPTYRVDADKGFNFSLSDDAFVCQKKNHFQVTVYVGMLGDPKYIKTSEGLQPIDCFYLKLHGVKVEAMNQSISVEQSQSDRSKRPFKPVLITLPSEQVTKVTVGRLHFSETTANNMRKKGKPNPDQRYFMLVVALHAQSHSQTYTVAAQVSERIIVRVTSGHASNPGQFESDNEVLWQRGQLPDSVYHHGRVGINTDRPDEALVVNGNVKIMGSLVHPSDIRAKENVQEVNTTDNLKRISQMRLVHYQFKPEFAATVGIENTADTGVIAQEVQQILPEAVKEGGDVVCANGETIPKLLVVNKDRIFMENVGAVKELCKLTDNLETRIDELERWSRKLAKLRRLDSMKSTVSGSTVSQSGSYFSRTGSGPLKKKTVKPGSKNSPPDQGCLSQRLMQGAILALVIVMAFSVISMSILYVLTLHHRGDVTDDYVPSCVLYITWMPIFTASVSFCPPVCPWSKAALGSSRKSPYIPLPTTPAPACCSTTTINNQSTTGVTPSRNQSTTDLGSIVPTPGISNKKAKSRMMDKDGHSRNRLSHTSAPLFFAKSKKPAPTDQDSAGATNRLPRGQTVPRRQRSLHMKGERSAPSLTSLHIVETNQEITAQSCATPMSCSYTISLHGKRNSSISQITLYMMSTNIVWVQQCGATKGRLCPNHTEAELYGGQRTSTKGTRHLWSVPALSSQDVTYHFRVSLSGEVRCTTDAENSSFSDYHFLVESSCV
- the myrf gene encoding myelin regulatory factor isoform X5, giving the protein MDVVDETEALQRFFEGHDITSSLEPTNIDTSILEDYISKEDDSTDICFSEVHSTPGQTYSSPQAGVSSSGGLVCGVSPPIPLRQGALPPGPPNCQNTYPPGPSLGLRHNYPCLGQQQQQQQQQQQQQQQQQQQQQQQQQQQQQQQQQQQQQQQQQQQQQQQQQQQQQQAHVKPEHRGHYAPGTLPESPPDSSSEPYSPQQVNDHHMIRTMTPENMCHMTPTPPLHYSTMHRDMYLKPEPMISQYTVGPATSASGDMQQTQMLHQLLQHPQGQEGIPVHQAKKRKHSDSPNSTLNSQIITGIIKQEPGIMQDADNSYLDPNYQCIKWQPHQQNKWTPLYDANCKELPMPTYRVDADKGFNFSLSDDAFVCQKKNHFQVTVYVGMLGDPKYIKTSEGLQPIDCFYLKLHGVKVEAMNQSISVEQSQSDRSKRPFKPVLITLPSEQVTKVTVGRLHFSETTANNMRKKGKPNPDQRYFMLVVALHAQSHSQTYTVAAQVSERIIVRVTSGHASNPGQFESDNEVLWQRGQLPDSVYHHGRVGINTDRPDEALVVNGNVKIMGSLVHPSDIRAKENVQEVNTTDNLKRISQMRLVHYQFKPEFAATVGIENTADTGVIAQEVQQILPEAVKEGGDVVCANGETIPKLLVVNKDRIFMENVGAVKELCKLTDNLETRIDELERWSRKLAKLRRLDSMKSTVSGSTVSQSGSYFSRTGSGPLKKKTVKPGSKNSPPDQGCLSQRLMQGAILALVIVMAFSVISMSILYVLTLHHRGDVTDESKAALGSSRKSPYIPLPTTPAPACCSTTTINNQSTTGVTPSRNQSTTDLGSIVPTPGISNKKAKSRMMDKDGHSRNRLSHTSAPLFFAKSKKPAPTDQDSAGATNRLPRGQTVPRRQRSLHMKGERSAPSLTSLHIVETNQEITAQSCATPMSCSYTISLHGKRNSSISQITLYMMSTNIVWVQQCGATKGRLCPNHTEAELYGGQRTSTKGTRHLWSVPALSSQDVTYHFRVSLSGEVRCTTDAENSSFSDYHFLVESSCV
- the myrf gene encoding myelin regulatory factor isoform X1; the protein is MDVVDETEALQRFFEGHDITSSLEPTNIDTSILEDYISKEDDSTDICFSEVHSTPGQTYSSPQAGVSSSGGLVCGVSPPIPLRQGALPPGPPNCQNTYPPGPSLGLRHNYPCLGQQQQQQQQQQQQQQQQQQQQQQQQQQQQQQQQQQQQQQQQQQQQQQQQQQQQQQAHVKPEHRGHYAPGTLPESPPDSSSEPYSPQQVNDHHMIRTMTPENMCHMTPTPPLHYSTMHRDMYLKPEPMISQYTVGPATSASGDMQQTQMLHQLLQHPQGQEGIPVHQAKKRKHSDSPNSTLNSQIITGIIKQEPGIMQDADNSYLDPNYQCIKWQPHQQNKWTPLYDANCKELPMPTYRVDADKGFNFSLSDDAFVCQKKNHFQVTVYVGMLGDPKYIKTSEGLQPIDCFYLKLHGVKVEAMNQSISVEQSQSDRSKRPFKPVLITLPSEQVTKVTVGRLHFSETTANNMRKKGKPNPDQRYFMLVVALHAQSHSQTYTVAAQVSERIIVRVTSGHASNPGQFESDNEVLWQRGQLPDSVYHHGRVGINTDRPDEALVVNGNVKIMGSLVHPSDIRAKENVQEVNTTDNLKRISQMRLVHYQFKPEFAATVGIENTADTGVIAQEVQQILPEAVKEGGDVVCANGETIPKLLVVNKDRIFMENVGAVKELCKLTDNLETRIDELERWSRKLAKLRRLDSMKSTVSGSTVSQSGSYFSRTGSGPLKKKTVKPGSKNSPPDQGCLSQRLMQGAILALVIVMAFSVISMSILYVLTLHHRGDVTDDYVPSCVLYITWMPIFTASVSFCPPVCPWSKAALGSSRKSPYIPLPTTPAPACCSTTTINNQSTTGVTPSRNQSTTDLGSIVPTPGISNKKAKSRMMDKDGHSRNRLSHTSAPLFFAKSKKPAPTDQDSAGATNRLPRGQTVPRRQRSLHMKGERSAPSLTSLHIVETNQEITAQSCATPMSCSYTISLHGKRNSSISQITLYMMSTNIVWVQQCGATKGRLCPNHTEAELYGGQRTSTKGTRHLWSVPALSSQDVTYHFRVSLSGEVRCTTDAENSSFSDYHFLVESSCV